The following are from one region of the Bos mutus isolate GX-2022 chromosome 18, NWIPB_WYAK_1.1, whole genome shotgun sequence genome:
- the ZNF821 gene encoding zinc finger protein 821 isoform X1 translates to MSRRKQTNPNKVHWDQVFAGLEEQARQAMMKTDFPGDLGSQRQAIQQLRDQDSSSSDSEGDEEETTQDEVSSHTSEEDGGVVKVEKELENAEQPVGGKKVVEHEVTENLHSDPLLGLCQCPLCQLDCGSREQLIAHVYQHTAAVVSAKSYMCPVCGRALSSPGSLGRHLLIHSEDQRSNCAVCGARFTSHATFNSEKLPEVLNVESLPPAHSEGPSSAEGKDIAFTPPVYPAGILLVCNNCAAYRKLLEAQTPSVRKWALRRQNEPLEVRLQRLERERTAKKSRRDNETPEEREVRRMRDREAKRLQRMQETDEQRARRLQRDREAMRLKRANETPEKRQARLIREREAKRLKRRLEKMDMMLRAQFGQDPSAMAALAAEMNFFQLPVSGVELDSQLLGKMAFEEQNSSSLH, encoded by the exons GGGATCAAGTATTTGCTGGGCTAGAAGAGCAAGCCCGCCAGGCGATGATGAAAACTGATTTTCCTGGAGACCTTGGCAGTCAGCGACAAGCTATCCAACAACTAAGAGATCAGGACTCCAGTAGCA GTGACAGTGAGGGAGATGAAGAGGAGACCACACAAGATGAAGTCTCTTCCCATACGTCAGAGGAAGATGGAGGAGTGGTCAAAGTGGAAAAAGAGTTAGAAAATGCAGAACAGCCTGTTGGTGGAAAGAAAGTAGTAGAGCATGAG GTCACGGAGAATTTGCATTCTGACCCGTTACTTGGACTCTGCCAGTGTCCCCTCTGCCAGCTCGACTGTGGGAGTCGGGAGCAGCTGATTGCTCACGTGTACCAG CACACTGCAGCCGTGGTGAGCGCCAAGAGCTACATGTGTCCCGTCTGTGGCCGGGCCCTCAGCTCCCCAGGGTCACTGGGTCGCCACCTCTTAATCCACTCGGAGGACCAGCGGTCGAACTGTGCTGTGTGTGGAGCCCGTTTCACTAGCCATGCCACATTTAACAG TGAGAAACTCCCTGAAGTCCTTAATGTGGAATCCCTACCACCAGCCCACAGTGAGGGCCCCTCCAGTGCCGAGGGGAAGGACATTGCCTTTACTCCTCCAGTGTACCCTGCTGGAATTCTGCTTGTGTGCAACAACTGTGCTGCCTACCGGAAGCTGCTGGAAGCCCAGACCCCCAGCGTCCGCAAATGGGCCTTGCGTCGGCAGAATGAGCCTTTGGAAGTCCGGCTGCAGCGACTGGAACGAGAGCGCACAGCCAAGAAGAGCCGGCGGGACAATGAGACCCCCGAGGAGCGGGAGGTGAGGCGCATGAGGGACCGAGAAGCCAAGCGCCTGCAGCGCATGCAGGAGACGGATGAGCAGCGGGCACGCCGGCTGCAACGAGATCGGGAGGCCATGAGGCTGAAGCGAGCCAACGAGACCCCTGAGAAGCGGCAGGCCCGGCTCATCCGGGAGCGGGAGGCCAAGCGGCTCAAGAGGAGGCTGGAGAAAATGGACATGATGTTGCGAGCTCAGTTTGGCCAGGACCCTTCTGCCATGGCAGCCTTAGCAGCCGAAATGAACTTCTTCCAGCTACCTGTGAGTGGGGTGGAGTTGGACAGCCAACTCCTGGGCAAGATGGCCTTTGAAGAGCAGAACAGCAGCTCTCTGCACTGA
- the ZNF821 gene encoding zinc finger protein 821 isoform X2: MTPPQGDQVFAGLEEQARQAMMKTDFPGDLGSQRQAIQQLRDQDSSSSDSEGDEEETTQDEVSSHTSEEDGGVVKVEKELENAEQPVGGKKVVEHEVTENLHSDPLLGLCQCPLCQLDCGSREQLIAHVYQHTAAVVSAKSYMCPVCGRALSSPGSLGRHLLIHSEDQRSNCAVCGARFTSHATFNSEKLPEVLNVESLPPAHSEGPSSAEGKDIAFTPPVYPAGILLVCNNCAAYRKLLEAQTPSVRKWALRRQNEPLEVRLQRLERERTAKKSRRDNETPEEREVRRMRDREAKRLQRMQETDEQRARRLQRDREAMRLKRANETPEKRQARLIREREAKRLKRRLEKMDMMLRAQFGQDPSAMAALAAEMNFFQLPVSGVELDSQLLGKMAFEEQNSSSLH, encoded by the exons ATGACCCCACCACAGG GGGATCAAGTATTTGCTGGGCTAGAAGAGCAAGCCCGCCAGGCGATGATGAAAACTGATTTTCCTGGAGACCTTGGCAGTCAGCGACAAGCTATCCAACAACTAAGAGATCAGGACTCCAGTAGCA GTGACAGTGAGGGAGATGAAGAGGAGACCACACAAGATGAAGTCTCTTCCCATACGTCAGAGGAAGATGGAGGAGTGGTCAAAGTGGAAAAAGAGTTAGAAAATGCAGAACAGCCTGTTGGTGGAAAGAAAGTAGTAGAGCATGAG GTCACGGAGAATTTGCATTCTGACCCGTTACTTGGACTCTGCCAGTGTCCCCTCTGCCAGCTCGACTGTGGGAGTCGGGAGCAGCTGATTGCTCACGTGTACCAG CACACTGCAGCCGTGGTGAGCGCCAAGAGCTACATGTGTCCCGTCTGTGGCCGGGCCCTCAGCTCCCCAGGGTCACTGGGTCGCCACCTCTTAATCCACTCGGAGGACCAGCGGTCGAACTGTGCTGTGTGTGGAGCCCGTTTCACTAGCCATGCCACATTTAACAG TGAGAAACTCCCTGAAGTCCTTAATGTGGAATCCCTACCACCAGCCCACAGTGAGGGCCCCTCCAGTGCCGAGGGGAAGGACATTGCCTTTACTCCTCCAGTGTACCCTGCTGGAATTCTGCTTGTGTGCAACAACTGTGCTGCCTACCGGAAGCTGCTGGAAGCCCAGACCCCCAGCGTCCGCAAATGGGCCTTGCGTCGGCAGAATGAGCCTTTGGAAGTCCGGCTGCAGCGACTGGAACGAGAGCGCACAGCCAAGAAGAGCCGGCGGGACAATGAGACCCCCGAGGAGCGGGAGGTGAGGCGCATGAGGGACCGAGAAGCCAAGCGCCTGCAGCGCATGCAGGAGACGGATGAGCAGCGGGCACGCCGGCTGCAACGAGATCGGGAGGCCATGAGGCTGAAGCGAGCCAACGAGACCCCTGAGAAGCGGCAGGCCCGGCTCATCCGGGAGCGGGAGGCCAAGCGGCTCAAGAGGAGGCTGGAGAAAATGGACATGATGTTGCGAGCTCAGTTTGGCCAGGACCCTTCTGCCATGGCAGCCTTAGCAGCCGAAATGAACTTCTTCCAGCTACCTGTGAGTGGGGTGGAGTTGGACAGCCAACTCCTGGGCAAGATGGCCTTTGAAGAGCAGAACAGCAGCTCTCTGCACTGA
- the ZNF821 gene encoding zinc finger protein 821 isoform X3, which yields MSRRKQTNPNKVHCDSEGDEEETTQDEVSSHTSEEDGGVVKVEKELENAEQPVGGKKVVEHEVTENLHSDPLLGLCQCPLCQLDCGSREQLIAHVYQHTAAVVSAKSYMCPVCGRALSSPGSLGRHLLIHSEDQRSNCAVCGARFTSHATFNSEKLPEVLNVESLPPAHSEGPSSAEGKDIAFTPPVYPAGILLVCNNCAAYRKLLEAQTPSVRKWALRRQNEPLEVRLQRLERERTAKKSRRDNETPEEREVRRMRDREAKRLQRMQETDEQRARRLQRDREAMRLKRANETPEKRQARLIREREAKRLKRRLEKMDMMLRAQFGQDPSAMAALAAEMNFFQLPVSGVELDSQLLGKMAFEEQNSSSLH from the exons GTGACAGTGAGGGAGATGAAGAGGAGACCACACAAGATGAAGTCTCTTCCCATACGTCAGAGGAAGATGGAGGAGTGGTCAAAGTGGAAAAAGAGTTAGAAAATGCAGAACAGCCTGTTGGTGGAAAGAAAGTAGTAGAGCATGAG GTCACGGAGAATTTGCATTCTGACCCGTTACTTGGACTCTGCCAGTGTCCCCTCTGCCAGCTCGACTGTGGGAGTCGGGAGCAGCTGATTGCTCACGTGTACCAG CACACTGCAGCCGTGGTGAGCGCCAAGAGCTACATGTGTCCCGTCTGTGGCCGGGCCCTCAGCTCCCCAGGGTCACTGGGTCGCCACCTCTTAATCCACTCGGAGGACCAGCGGTCGAACTGTGCTGTGTGTGGAGCCCGTTTCACTAGCCATGCCACATTTAACAG TGAGAAACTCCCTGAAGTCCTTAATGTGGAATCCCTACCACCAGCCCACAGTGAGGGCCCCTCCAGTGCCGAGGGGAAGGACATTGCCTTTACTCCTCCAGTGTACCCTGCTGGAATTCTGCTTGTGTGCAACAACTGTGCTGCCTACCGGAAGCTGCTGGAAGCCCAGACCCCCAGCGTCCGCAAATGGGCCTTGCGTCGGCAGAATGAGCCTTTGGAAGTCCGGCTGCAGCGACTGGAACGAGAGCGCACAGCCAAGAAGAGCCGGCGGGACAATGAGACCCCCGAGGAGCGGGAGGTGAGGCGCATGAGGGACCGAGAAGCCAAGCGCCTGCAGCGCATGCAGGAGACGGATGAGCAGCGGGCACGCCGGCTGCAACGAGATCGGGAGGCCATGAGGCTGAAGCGAGCCAACGAGACCCCTGAGAAGCGGCAGGCCCGGCTCATCCGGGAGCGGGAGGCCAAGCGGCTCAAGAGGAGGCTGGAGAAAATGGACATGATGTTGCGAGCTCAGTTTGGCCAGGACCCTTCTGCCATGGCAGCCTTAGCAGCCGAAATGAACTTCTTCCAGCTACCTGTGAGTGGGGTGGAGTTGGACAGCCAACTCCTGGGCAAGATGGCCTTTGAAGAGCAGAACAGCAGCTCTCTGCACTGA